The proteins below come from a single Aegilops tauschii subsp. strangulata cultivar AL8/78 chromosome 6, Aet v6.0, whole genome shotgun sequence genomic window:
- the LOC109756911 gene encoding uncharacterized protein isoform X1 encodes MLLGCGSLSSWVRRLVACVGNCFGCAKSTPITAVDEPSKGLRIQGRSIKHRSLSEDFWSTSPREMENSALQSQRSMSSISTAAQSSEQHGAGSSSNPNEFVNQGLLLWNQTRQQWVGNRRLNSQRQKTREPKIGWNATYESLLGSTKTFAQPIPLGEMVDFLVDGWEQEGLYD; translated from the exons ATGCTGCTAGGCTGCGGGTCGCTCTCCTCGTGGGTGCGCCGCCTCGTCGCCTGCGTGGG AAATTGTTTTGGATGTGCGAAGTCTACTCCTATAACAGCTGTTGATGAGCCTTCTAAAGGTTTAAGGATTCAAGGGCGCTCGATAAAACATCGTAGTTTGTCTGAAGATTTTTGGAGTACAAGTCCACGTGAAATGGAGAACAGTGCCTTGCAGTCACAGCGTAGTATGTCTTCCATCAGCACAGCAGCACAATCTAGTGAGCAGCATGGAGCTGGAAGTAGCAGCAACCCAAATGAGTTTGTAAATCAAG GTCTTCTACTCTGGAACCAGACTAGACAGCAGTGGGTTGGAAACAGAAGGCTTAATTCTCAGCGTCAAAAGACCCGGGAGCCAAAAATAGG TTGGAATGCTACGTATGAGAGCCTGCTAGGAAGCACCAAGACATTTGCACAGCCGATCCCTCTTGGT GAAATGGTAGATTTCCTCGTGGACGGCTGGGAGCAGGAGGGGCTATATGATTAG
- the LOC109756911 gene encoding uncharacterized protein isoform X2, with the protein MENSALQSQRSMSSISTAAQSSEQHGAGSSSNPNEFVNQGLLLWNQTRQQWVGNRRLNSQRQKTREPKIGWNATYESLLGSTKTFAQPIPLGEMVDFLVDGWEQEGLYD; encoded by the exons ATGGAGAACAGTGCCTTGCAGTCACAGCGTAGTATGTCTTCCATCAGCACAGCAGCACAATCTAGTGAGCAGCATGGAGCTGGAAGTAGCAGCAACCCAAATGAGTTTGTAAATCAAG GTCTTCTACTCTGGAACCAGACTAGACAGCAGTGGGTTGGAAACAGAAGGCTTAATTCTCAGCGTCAAAAGACCCGGGAGCCAAAAATAGG TTGGAATGCTACGTATGAGAGCCTGCTAGGAAGCACCAAGACATTTGCACAGCCGATCCCTCTTGGT GAAATGGTAGATTTCCTCGTGGACGGCTGGGAGCAGGAGGGGCTATATGATTAG